The genomic window GCATTGTTAATTCCTGAATTGCGTTTAAATGAATTTGGATCGCATCAGCCCCTATCATTTCAATCGCATATCGGGCCTGATCCACGGTCGCTTCACTTCCTAAGTTTGCGATAATAACGCCATTGGGATTTTCTTTTCGGACAACTTCATATGTATTTTTTTCATTTTTATTTTTCAATGCTGACATTTGCGAGCCGACTGCCATTGCAATACCGGCAGTCCGGGCCGTATAAGCTAATTTCCTATTAATTTCATATGTCCGTTCCCCACCGCCGCCCGTCATCGCATTGATAAAAATTGGCGAACTTAAGACAAGTTCGCCAATTTTGGTGCCCAATTGAATTTCTTCCAAAGAAACATCGGGCAAGCTTTGGTGGACAAATTTAATATCATCAAAACCGGAAAGCCGCTTCTGTCCTGTTTTTAGTGCATATTTTATATGATCCCATTTCCTGTTTGGTCTTGACAAGTTATATCACCATTAGTTTTTGAGATTCTTTAATTTATCACCGATTACTTCACCAAGCTGAAATCCTTTTGATTCTTCAGGAAGTTCGTAATCAGCCGGTGCAGCCTGTTCTCTTTCCTGCAGTTCTTTGATACTTAATGAAAGACGTTGCTGCTCTTCATTCACATCAAGCACTTTCACTTGTACCGTTTGGCCTTCTTTTAAAACTTCATGTGGTGTTCCAATATGTTTATGCGAAATTTGCGAAATGTGAACAAGTCCTTCCACACCTGAAAATACTTCCACAAAAGCTCCATAAGAAACAAGGCGTTTTACCGTACCTTCGAGAATACTTCCTTTAGGTGCCTTTTCAGAGATATTTGTCCATGGACCAGGAAGAGTTTCTTTGATGGATAGGGATATACGGTCTTTATCGCGATCCACGCTTAGAACTTTCACATTCACTTTTTGGCCTTCTTCAACAACATCAGATGGTTTTTCGACGTGCTGATGGGATAATTGAGAAATATGAACGAGGCCGTCTACACCGCCGATATCTACGAATGCTCCAAAATCTGTAATCCTTTGAATCGTTCCTTCCAATACTTGGCCAGGCTGCAAAGATTCCAGCAAGCTTTGTTTTTGTCTGATTTTTTCTTCTTCGATTACTGCGCGGTGTGAAAGAATTAAGCGATTTTTTTCTTTATCAAGCTCAACAATTTTAAAAGTAAGTGTTTTTCCTTTATAATCAGAAAAATCCTCGACAAAATGGTCTTCAACTAGAGAGGCGGGTACAAATCCGCGTACTCCTAAGTCGACAACAAGACCGCCTTTTACAACATCCTTCACTTCTGCTTCGAAAATTTCGCCGCTTTCAAATTTTTTCTCAAGATCGTCCCATGCTTTTTCAGCATCAATCTTCCTTTTTGAAAGGATTAATGCTTCTTCTTCAACTTTTATTACTTCAAGTTCAAGTTCATCACCTTCGGAAACAACATCTTCCGCTTTTTCAACGTGAAGGCTTGAAAGCTCACTGATTGGAATAATGCCGTCAAGCTTGCTGTTTTCAACGCTGACAAGGACATGTTTTTCTTCTACTTTTAACACTTTTCCTTTTACCTTGTCGCCTACTTGAAAATTTGTTGCTTCTACTTGATTCATATCTTCTGACATATGTAACTCCTCCTTAATCCAGTCACTGCTCAAATGAATATAAGCAATGTGATGGAAACACCACATTTAAAAAACAAGTTTGAGTTAAAAGAATTTTTCTAAAACCTCTTCTTACTAACTTCTTACAAATAGTTTTTTTTGTCAAGCATGAAGACTTACTTATGCTCGTTTATCAGTTTACGGATTTCTTCCATAATTAATTCAGTTGCTTGTTCCGCCGTTGCTTTATTTTCACGCAGATGTTTGAAATCAATCGGCTTTCCGTAGACCACTTTCAATCTCTTAAAAGGTTTATATGGACCGATAATTGCACACGGCACAACATGGGCCTCCGACCGGAGAGCAAAGAAACCTGCCCCTGCCAAGCCTTGGCCTAATTCACCTGTCTTGCTTCTTGTTCCCTCTGGAAAAAGCCCTAAAACTTTTCCTTCTTTTAAGATTGACAAACCTTTTCGCAAGGCTTCGCGATCGCTCATTCCCCTTTTGACAGGAAATGCGTTTAAATTTTGAACGATTCTCCCTAGCACAGGAACAGAAAAAAGCTCGGCTTTTGCCATAAAATGCACCGGTCGAGGAGCGGTAATTCCTACAACAGGAGGATCCAGATTATCAATATGATTGGCGCAAAGAAGAACTCCTCCGTCTTTAGGAAAATGTTCTACCCCGATTACTTGAATTCGGTAGATAGGCTTTAAAATCCCAGATACAACCGATTTTGCAAAACTGTAAAACGTCAAATTGACCCGATCCTTTCTTCCGCCAACGCCATGATTTTATCCACCACTTGTTCAATCGAAAGGGAAGTTGTGTCAATTTCAAAAGCATCATCTGCTTTTCTTAAAGGAGCCACTTCCCGTTCTGAATCAATTTTATCACGTTTAGCAATCTCTTCTTTTAATTTCTCCAAATTTGAAGAAAATCCTTTTTGAAGATTTTCCTGATGGCGCCTTTGGGCCCTTTCCTCAACGCTTGCTAAAAGAAAAATTTTCACTTCAGCATGCGGAAGTACATGTGTTCCGATGTCGCGCCCATCCATGACTACTCCTCCGCCGGAAGCAAGCTCCTGTTGCCTTTTCACCATTTCTTCACGCACTAATTTATGTTTTGCAACGATTGAGACGGAATTTGTCACTTCGCTTGTCCGAATTTCGTCAGCAACATTTTCTCCATCAAGAAACACAAGCTGCCCTTCCTTTCCCTGAACTAATTCAATCGTTGTGTCAAGCAGCAAAT from Bacillus methanolicus includes these protein-coding regions:
- the rpsA gene encoding 30S ribosomal protein S1, yielding MSEDMNQVEATNFQVGDKVKGKVLKVEEKHVLVSVENSKLDGIIPISELSSLHVEKAEDVVSEGDELELEVIKVEEEALILSKRKIDAEKAWDDLEKKFESGEIFEAEVKDVVKGGLVVDLGVRGFVPASLVEDHFVEDFSDYKGKTLTFKIVELDKEKNRLILSHRAVIEEEKIRQKQSLLESLQPGQVLEGTIQRITDFGAFVDIGGVDGLVHISQLSHQHVEKPSDVVEEGQKVNVKVLSVDRDKDRISLSIKETLPGPWTNISEKAPKGSILEGTVKRLVSYGAFVEVFSGVEGLVHISQISHKHIGTPHEVLKEGQTVQVKVLDVNEEQQRLSLSIKELQEREQAAPADYELPEESKGFQLGEVIGDKLKNLKN
- a CDS encoding lysophospholipid acyltransferase family protein; this translates as MTFYSFAKSVVSGILKPIYRIQVIGVEHFPKDGGVLLCANHIDNLDPPVVGITAPRPVHFMAKAELFSVPVLGRIVQNLNAFPVKRGMSDREALRKGLSILKEGKVLGLFPEGTRSKTGELGQGLAGAGFFALRSEAHVVPCAIIGPYKPFKRLKVVYGKPIDFKHLRENKATAEQATELIMEEIRKLINEHK
- the cmk gene encoding (d)CMP kinase yields the protein MDKKISIAIDGPAAAGKSTVAKIVAERLSYLYIDTGAMYRALTYKAIQKKVDLQNEAELMDLLLDTTIELVQGKEGQLVFLDGENVADEIRTSEVTNSVSIVAKHKLVREEMVKRQQELASGGGVVMDGRDIGTHVLPHAEVKIFLLASVEERAQRRHQENLQKGFSSNLEKLKEEIAKRDKIDSEREVAPLRKADDAFEIDTTSLSIEQVVDKIMALAEERIGSI